A window from Desulfomicrobium macestii encodes these proteins:
- a CDS encoding MATE family efflux transporter — MSKSDFDQNLQRAPYATIWNLAWPQVVMMFFHFLIGFVDVWVAGRIGRETQACVGVMSQAMFFFMVVAIALANGGVAAISQSSGAGLPRRVKRFVGLGVGLGFVTGLIILAFGLWFDERFLLLLQIPAEVMPIAEYLLQVSLYILPAYYLFTISNAFFRAQKIVTLPLYSMILVTGVNTLLDLGLGLGMWGLPNLGYKGIAWATFASILCGTVYNFAMMFRCGLLSRQSLAPWRWVRLALPYLVKVAWPAGLMQLVWHSAYMVLYAITASLPFDNVVAMAGMSAGIRIEALLFLPGIAFNFTASILVGHYLGQGRKEEAKRIGYKIMVVGVIAMSIITGLLWLVIEPVIAFVAPDLQVQDEAIRYLAWNMAATPPLLAAMILGGAFTGAGATIYQAVIFGTAAWLVRLPLAYLLGHVVFQTANGVWMAMFASVLVQCATALYFYQYKDWYKFTLRKDRRTA, encoded by the coding sequence ATGTCTAAAAGCGATTTCGACCAGAACTTGCAACGCGCACCTTACGCTACCATCTGGAACCTGGCCTGGCCCCAGGTGGTCATGATGTTCTTCCATTTCCTGATCGGCTTTGTCGACGTGTGGGTGGCCGGACGGATCGGTCGCGAGACTCAAGCCTGCGTGGGCGTCATGAGCCAAGCCATGTTTTTTTTCATGGTCGTGGCCATTGCGCTGGCCAACGGTGGTGTGGCGGCCATAAGCCAGAGCTCCGGAGCGGGGCTGCCACGCCGCGTCAAACGTTTTGTGGGGCTTGGAGTGGGACTCGGATTTGTCACGGGACTGATCATTCTGGCCTTCGGGCTCTGGTTCGACGAACGCTTCCTGCTCCTGCTGCAGATACCGGCCGAGGTCATGCCCATCGCCGAATATCTGCTGCAAGTCAGTCTCTACATTCTGCCGGCCTACTACCTGTTCACCATCAGCAACGCCTTTTTCCGGGCCCAGAAAATAGTGACCCTGCCCCTTTATTCCATGATTCTGGTCACGGGAGTAAACACACTGCTCGACCTGGGCCTTGGACTCGGCATGTGGGGGCTACCCAACCTCGGGTACAAGGGCATCGCCTGGGCGACATTCGCCTCCATCCTTTGCGGCACCGTCTATAATTTTGCCATGATGTTCCGCTGCGGGCTGCTCTCCCGGCAAAGCCTGGCCCCATGGCGCTGGGTCCGGCTGGCCCTGCCCTATCTGGTCAAGGTAGCCTGGCCGGCCGGGCTCATGCAGCTGGTCTGGCACTCGGCCTACATGGTGCTCTATGCCATCACGGCCAGTCTTCCCTTTGACAACGTCGTCGCCATGGCGGGCATGAGCGCGGGCATCCGCATCGAAGCGCTGCTCTTTCTTCCCGGCATCGCCTTCAATTTCACCGCCTCAATTCTGGTGGGCCACTATCTCGGCCAGGGGCGAAAGGAGGAGGCCAAGCGCATCGGCTACAAGATCATGGTCGTGGGCGTGATCGCCATGAGCATCATCACCGGCCTTTTGTGGCTGGTCATTGAGCCGGTCATCGCCTTTGTCGCGCCGGACCTGCAGGTACAGGACGAAGCCATTCGCTATCTGGCCTGGAACATGGCCGCCACGCCGCCGCTGCTGGCCGCCATGATCCTTGGCGGCGCCTTCACCGGAGCGGGCGCGACCATCTACCAGGCCGTCATATTCGGCACGGCAGCGTGGCTGGTGCGCCTGCCGCTGGCGTACCTGCTGGGGCATGTGGTATTCCAGACCGCCAACGGCGTATGGATGGCCATGTTCGCGTCCGTCCTGGTCCAGTGCGCCAC
- the cydB gene encoding cytochrome d ubiquinol oxidase subunit II — MLETIWFLLWGVLWAVYFVLDGYDLGIGTLVPFLGKSDTDRRVMFNAMGPFWDGNEVWLITAGGVTFAAFPKAYAVMFSGLYTPLMLLLFALIVRGVSLEFRHQVDSPAWRKVWDWGATIGSFVPALLLGVAFANIFMGLPLDENGVFQGNLLTLLNPYGLAGGVLFVLLFVMHGALWLTIKSEGDLQQRAAKLARRLWPVLVALIGAFVVLTAIYTNLLANYLLNPLMLVLLVIPVLALVLLRQQIGKEQWWSAWGLSAAIIAGLTLFGVVGLYPALLPSSISPDYSITITNAASSTLTLSIMLGVTLVFIPIVAAYQFWLYRTFAHKVTEKELAQDGAY, encoded by the coding sequence ATGCTTGAAACCATATGGTTCCTACTCTGGGGTGTGCTCTGGGCTGTTTATTTCGTGCTGGACGGATACGATCTGGGCATCGGAACCCTTGTCCCGTTCCTCGGCAAATCCGACACGGACCGCAGGGTAATGTTCAACGCCATGGGGCCCTTCTGGGACGGCAACGAAGTCTGGCTGATCACCGCCGGCGGCGTGACTTTCGCCGCGTTCCCCAAGGCCTACGCGGTCATGTTCAGCGGCCTTTATACGCCGCTCATGCTGCTGCTTTTCGCCCTCATCGTCCGCGGCGTCTCCCTGGAGTTCAGACACCAGGTCGACAGCCCGGCCTGGCGCAAGGTCTGGGACTGGGGTGCCACCATCGGCAGCTTCGTGCCCGCGCTGCTTCTGGGCGTGGCCTTCGCCAACATCTTCATGGGCCTGCCCCTGGATGAAAACGGTGTCTTCCAGGGCAACCTGCTGACCCTTCTGAATCCCTACGGCCTGGCCGGAGGAGTGCTCTTCGTGCTGCTCTTCGTCATGCACGGAGCCCTGTGGCTGACGATCAAAAGCGAAGGCGACCTGCAGCAACGCGCAGCCAAGCTGGCCCGCAGGCTCTGGCCAGTGCTGGTTGCACTCATCGGCGCCTTCGTGGTCCTGACCGCCATCTACACCAACCTGCTGGCCAACTACCTGCTCAACCCGCTGATGCTCGTCCTGCTGGTGATTCCTGTCCTGGCGCTCGTTCTGCTGCGCCAGCAGATCGGCAAGGAGCAGTGGTGGTCCGCCTGGGGCCTGTCCGCCGCCATAATCGCCGGCCTGACGCTCTTCGGCGTGGTCGGGCTGTACCCGGCGCTGCTGCCTTCGAGCATCTCCCCGGACTATTCCATCACCATCACCAACGCGGCCTCCAGCACCCTGACCCTGTCCATCATGCTGGGCGTGACGCTGGTCTTCATCCCCATCGTGGCGGCCTACCAGTTCTGGCTCTACCGGACCTTCGCCCACAAGGTCACCGAAAAGGAACTGGCCCAGGACGGTGCCTACTAG
- a CDS encoding cytochrome ubiquinol oxidase subunit I translates to MDVLMLSRLQFAMATMFHFIFVPLTLGLSILVAIMETKYVRTGDETYKRMTKFWGKLFVINFVLGVVTGITLEFQFGTNWSRYSEYVGDIFGSLLAIEATTSFFLESTFLGAWIFGWNILSPKMHAACIWLVAIASNLSAAWILLANAFMQNPVGYVLRNGRAELDNFFHVLLNPFGWQQYVHTLSGAFTLAGFFVMGVSAYHLLKKQNIDFFTRSFKMGMVFALVFSVLVAVQGHHHAQEVGKIQPAKLAAMESLWETHENAPMYLLVVPDEKNEKNAIELFGIPGALSFLAHGSFNTSVQGLKDWPADERPPVMLTFLSFRAMVGLGTLLPILCIWAFLRRNKLTETPRLLKAMLFAIPLPYLAIEAGWVVAEVGRQPWIVYGLMKTADAVSPIVTSQVAFSLVALTLLYALLGAVDIYLLFKFAKKGPAEA, encoded by the coding sequence ATGGATGTGCTCATGTTATCCAGGCTTCAATTCGCCATGGCTACCATGTTTCATTTCATCTTCGTCCCGCTGACCCTGGGCCTGTCCATTCTGGTAGCCATCATGGAAACCAAATACGTACGGACCGGCGACGAGACGTACAAACGGATGACCAAATTCTGGGGCAAGCTCTTTGTCATCAATTTCGTGCTCGGCGTGGTCACGGGAATCACGCTTGAATTTCAGTTCGGCACCAACTGGTCCCGCTATTCCGAATATGTCGGAGACATCTTCGGATCACTTTTGGCCATTGAAGCCACCACATCCTTTTTTCTTGAATCGACCTTTCTCGGCGCCTGGATCTTCGGCTGGAACATCCTGTCCCCCAAGATGCACGCGGCATGTATCTGGCTTGTGGCCATCGCCTCCAACCTTTCGGCGGCATGGATTCTCCTGGCCAACGCCTTCATGCAGAACCCCGTGGGCTATGTGCTCAGAAACGGACGCGCCGAACTGGACAATTTCTTTCACGTGCTCCTGAATCCCTTTGGCTGGCAGCAGTACGTCCACACGCTGAGCGGCGCCTTCACCCTGGCCGGATTTTTCGTCATGGGTGTCTCCGCCTACCATCTGCTCAAAAAACAGAACATCGACTTCTTCACCCGCTCCTTCAAGATGGGCATGGTCTTCGCCCTTGTCTTCTCGGTACTGGTCGCGGTCCAGGGCCACCATCACGCCCAGGAAGTCGGCAAGATCCAGCCCGCCAAGCTCGCGGCCATGGAGTCCCTGTGGGAAACCCATGAAAACGCGCCCATGTATCTTTTGGTCGTGCCGGACGAAAAAAACGAAAAGAACGCCATCGAACTCTTCGGCATCCCCGGCGCCCTGTCCTTTCTGGCCCACGGCTCCTTCAACACTTCCGTCCAGGGCCTGAAGGACTGGCCGGCGGATGAGCGCCCGCCCGTCATGCTGACCTTCCTCTCCTTCAGGGCCATGGTCGGCCTCGGCACGCTCCTGCCCATCCTCTGCATCTGGGCCTTCCTGCGCCGCAACAAGCTGACCGAGACGCCGCGCCTGCTGAAGGCCATGCTCTTCGCCATCCCGCTCCCCTATCTCGCCATCGAGGCGGGCTGGGTCGTGGCCGAGGTGGGACGTCAGCCCTGGATCGTCTACGGGCTCATGAAAACCGCCGACGCGGTCTCGCCCATCGTGACGTCCCAGGTGGCCTTCTCCCTGGTGGCGCTGACCCTGCTCTACGCGCTGCTGGGCGCAGTGGACATCTACCTGCTCTTCAAGTTCGCCAAGAAAGGCCCGGCCGAGGCATAA
- the rd gene encoding rubredoxin: MDKYVCTLCGYVYDPATGDPDNGVAPGTKFEDVPEDWTCPVCGAGKEDFAKED, from the coding sequence ATGGATAAATACGTTTGCACGCTCTGCGGTTATGTTTACGACCCGGCCACCGGCGACCCGGACAACGGAGTCGCCCCCGGAACCAAGTTTGAAGACGTTCCGGAAGATTGGACCTGTCCTGTCTGCGGAGCCGGCAAGGAAGATTTCGCCAAGGAAGATTGA
- a CDS encoding DVU0298 family protein: MARSREIKRQVLDLLATDGWEADLGGLADLGQQAVAPLFSALCNPAPLVRWRAVTGFGIVIAALAEKSPEKARVVMRRFIWSLNDESGGIGWGAPEAMAEIMTASPLIASEYHNHLLAYIHEDHCRPDCYLEHAPLRRGAVWGVGRLAQVRPDLAAKAEPDLLCALEDCDTVIRGLAAWACGLLGLTAALPKLGAISQDQSVLELYRDRELQEVTPAILAAEAVCRITGHAPAQN; the protein is encoded by the coding sequence ATGGCGCGCAGCAGAGAAATAAAACGCCAAGTCCTGGACCTCCTGGCCACCGATGGCTGGGAGGCGGACCTTGGCGGCCTCGCGGATCTTGGACAGCAGGCCGTGGCGCCGCTTTTTTCGGCGCTGTGCAACCCTGCGCCGCTGGTCCGCTGGCGCGCGGTCACGGGGTTTGGGATCGTCATCGCGGCCCTGGCCGAAAAGTCTCCGGAAAAGGCGCGCGTGGTCATGCGCCGCTTCATCTGGAGCCTCAACGACGAATCCGGGGGCATCGGCTGGGGCGCACCGGAGGCCATGGCCGAAATCATGACCGCAAGCCCCCTGATCGCTTCCGAATACCACAACCACCTCCTGGCCTATATCCATGAGGACCACTGCCGGCCTGACTGCTACCTGGAACACGCCCCCCTGCGCCGTGGGGCCGTCTGGGGCGTGGGGCGGCTGGCTCAGGTTCGGCCGGACCTCGCGGCGAAGGCGGAGCCCGATCTGCTCTGCGCCCTGGAAGACTGCGACACGGTCATCCGGGGCCTTGCGGCCTGGGCCTGCGGTCTGCTGGGTCTGACTGCGGCGCTGCCGAAACTTGGAGCCATCAGCCAGGACCAATCGGTCCTTGAATTGTACCGCGACCGCGAACTTCAGGAAGTGACCCCGGCCATCCTGGCCGCGGAGGCCGTCTGCCGGATCACGGGCCACGCACCCGCTCAAAACTAA
- a CDS encoding glycosyltransferase family 9 protein, with the protein MSLPFSNQECLTVRLSALGDAILTTGVLAYWHDQAGLTFRVLTKPALTPVFDNHPAVTGIIGVREEDLHGASWIRFCRELAREFGRLPLIDLHVNLRTLLLRSLWPGPTRSYRKFSLTRRLFLATRHPVFAARLRRLNVPQRYCMALDPQVVDANALKPRIFLAGNEKAAARETLSRLGLTRPVAIHPYATHPAKTPSPEVWRNLIRSLEAQGEQVLILGRHDQPLLPQTPHDLTNTTDLRATSALLSLCRVLITGDSGPMHLATAVDTPVIALFGPTTKEWGFYPSGPHDVVHQSPCPKAPCSLHGQDACALGNACMKDVSEKLILDLLSTIPA; encoded by the coding sequence ATGTCCCTGCCCTTCAGCAACCAGGAATGCCTGACCGTACGCCTGAGCGCCCTTGGCGACGCCATTCTGACCACGGGAGTGCTCGCATACTGGCATGATCAGGCCGGGTTGACCTTTCGGGTGCTGACCAAACCGGCCCTGACTCCCGTCTTCGACAACCACCCGGCCGTGACCGGAATCATCGGCGTCCGCGAAGAAGACCTGCACGGCGCAAGCTGGATCAGGTTCTGCCGTGAGCTGGCCAGGGAATTTGGCCGGTTGCCGCTCATCGACCTGCACGTCAACCTGCGCACCCTGCTACTGCGCTCGCTCTGGCCCGGACCCACGCGCTCCTACCGCAAATTTTCACTGACCAGACGATTGTTTCTGGCCACTCGGCACCCCGTGTTCGCCGCCAGACTCCGCCGCCTCAATGTCCCCCAGCGCTACTGCATGGCTCTGGATCCACAGGTCGTGGATGCGAACGCGCTGAAACCCCGCATCTTTCTTGCCGGGAACGAGAAGGCTGCGGCCCGTGAAACGCTTTCACGCCTGGGACTGACCCGCCCCGTCGCCATCCATCCCTACGCCACCCACCCGGCCAAGACCCCGAGCCCCGAAGTCTGGCGAAACCTGATCAGAAGCCTGGAAGCCCAGGGAGAGCAGGTGCTCATCCTCGGTCGCCATGACCAGCCGCTCCTTCCACAGACTCCGCATGACCTGACCAACACCACGGATCTGCGCGCCACCTCGGCCCTGCTGTCCCTGTGCCGAGTTCTGATCACCGGAGACTCCGGCCCCATGCACCTGGCCACGGCCGTGGATACGCCGGTCATCGCCCTGTTCGGACCGACCACAAAGGAATGGGGGTTCTACCCTTCAGGTCCGCATGACGTTGTCCATCAAAGCCCCTGCCCCAAGGCCCCCTGCTCCCTGCACGGCCAGGATGCATGCGCGCTCGGCAACGCCTGCATGAAAGACGTCTCGGAGAAACTGATCCTGGATCTGCTTTCTACCATCCCGGCCTGA
- a CDS encoding glycosyltransferase family 4 protein, producing MHIGFDAKRFFHNPTGLGNYARSTIFGLAEHFPEHRYTLYTQRLSGPFCTLPACHGLHVQEACPLGRMFPALWRSLGIPRAARGHELDIYHGLSHELPLTSFGPRTRTVVSMHDLLFLTHPHLYPWIDRQLYAFKYRKSCQRADMIVAISQKTADDVHEIFNIPRERIRVAYQSCSPAFSVVRGRDEAARLRGIHGLPERYVLFVGSLIPRKGAQTLISALASLPRSDRPDLVIVGKGPMETALRDQALASGLGGQVHFLGQVADADLPGLYQLAEAFAYPSVGEGFGIPILEALNSKVPVITSSGSCFAEPGGDAALYTTPGDVPELALALTRILQDSALRQDMIARGERHARNFHISRTSAALMQVYADLCAQR from the coding sequence ATGCACATCGGATTTGACGCCAAGCGCTTCTTTCACAACCCCACCGGGCTCGGCAACTACGCCCGCAGCACCATCTTCGGGCTGGCGGAGCATTTTCCAGAGCATCGCTATACATTATATACGCAGCGCCTCTCCGGACCATTTTGCACATTGCCCGCCTGTCACGGCCTGCATGTGCAGGAAGCATGCCCGCTTGGGCGCATGTTCCCCGCCCTGTGGCGCAGCCTGGGCATTCCCCGCGCGGCGCGCGGCCATGAGCTGGACATCTACCACGGGCTGTCCCACGAGCTCCCGCTGACCTCTTTCGGACCACGCACGCGCACCGTGGTCAGCATGCATGACCTGCTCTTCCTGACCCACCCGCACCTCTATCCCTGGATCGACCGCCAGCTCTACGCTTTCAAATACAGAAAAAGCTGCCAGCGCGCGGACATGATCGTGGCCATCAGCCAAAAGACCGCCGACGACGTGCACGAAATTTTCAATATCCCCCGGGAACGCATCCGTGTCGCCTATCAGAGCTGCTCCCCGGCCTTCTCTGTCGTCAGGGGCAGGGACGAGGCGGCCAGGCTGCGTGGGATTCACGGCCTGCCCGAACGCTACGTCCTGTTCGTCGGCTCCCTCATCCCCCGCAAGGGCGCCCAGACGCTCATCTCCGCCCTGGCGAGCCTGCCACGGTCCGACCGGCCGGACCTGGTCATCGTCGGCAAGGGACCCATGGAAACCGCGCTTCGCGACCAGGCGCTGGCCTCGGGCCTTGGCGGCCAGGTTCATTTCCTGGGACAGGTCGCGGATGCGGACCTGCCCGGCCTGTACCAGCTGGCCGAGGCATTTGCCTATCCTTCGGTAGGCGAAGGCTTCGGCATTCCCATCCTTGAGGCCCTGAACAGCAAGGTGCCGGTCATCACTTCCTCCGGTTCCTGCTTTGCCGAACCTGGCGGCGACGCCGCCCTGTACACCACCCCGGGCGACGTGCCGGAACTGGCCCTGGCCCTGACCAGGATCCTGCAGGACAGCGCCCTGCGCCAGGACATGATCGCCAGGGGTGAGCGCCACGCCCGGAATTTTCACATCTCGCGCACCTCGGCAGCCCTCATGCAGGTCTACGCCGACCTCTGCGCCCAAAGATAG
- a CDS encoding TraB/GumN family protein, whose protein sequence is MDFENLPESVTVVEEGEKRFFLVGTAHVSLESVEDVRRTVEIVRPDSICVELCPARHQAMTRRDDWKRMDIYKVIKEGKAVFLMVQLVLQAFYRKIGDKLGVQPGAEMMEGVRLAGETGATLVLADRDVQVTLKRVWGFLGFWKKFQLLSQLLASIFVDDDVDKELIEDLKKKDQLAAIMGSFAENFPQIKERLIDERDIYLAQKIRKAPGTNIVAVVGAGHVPGMQKYFGQEIDLAPLEELPPPSRWGAFWKWGLPGFFVALLVIGFFRGGADASMDAISVWVLVTGIGAALGSLAAFGHPLTVLSSFLAAPITTLHPLIAAGWVAGLVQAWVKKPTVSDLEELPMSVMTVKGFWINPVSRILLVVIFANLGATIGVFVSGSWIASMVF, encoded by the coding sequence GTGGATTTTGAAAATTTGCCCGAGAGCGTGACCGTGGTCGAAGAGGGCGAGAAAAGGTTTTTTCTCGTCGGAACCGCCCACGTTTCCCTGGAAAGTGTCGAGGATGTGCGCCGGACCGTGGAGATAGTGCGTCCTGATTCCATCTGCGTCGAGCTTTGCCCGGCGCGTCATCAGGCCATGACCCGCCGCGACGACTGGAAGCGGATGGACATCTACAAGGTCATCAAGGAAGGCAAGGCTGTCTTCCTCATGGTGCAACTCGTGTTGCAGGCTTTCTACCGCAAGATCGGCGACAAGCTGGGCGTGCAGCCCGGCGCGGAGATGATGGAAGGAGTGCGTCTGGCCGGCGAGACCGGAGCCACCCTGGTCCTGGCCGACCGCGATGTGCAGGTCACCTTGAAGCGCGTCTGGGGTTTTCTTGGCTTCTGGAAGAAATTCCAGCTTCTGAGCCAGCTTCTGGCCAGCATCTTCGTCGACGACGACGTGGACAAGGAGCTTATCGAGGATCTGAAGAAGAAGGATCAGCTGGCCGCGATCATGGGCTCTTTTGCGGAAAATTTCCCCCAGATCAAGGAACGCCTCATCGACGAGCGCGACATCTATCTGGCGCAGAAAATCCGCAAGGCTCCGGGCACGAACATCGTGGCCGTGGTCGGAGCCGGTCACGTGCCGGGCATGCAGAAATATTTTGGCCAGGAGATCGACCTGGCTCCGCTGGAAGAGCTTCCTCCACCCTCCAGATGGGGCGCGTTCTGGAAGTGGGGATTACCCGGTTTTTTCGTCGCATTGCTGGTCATCGGATTTTTCCGTGGCGGCGCTGATGCCTCCATGGACGCAATTTCCGTCTGGGTGCTGGTGACCGGCATCGGCGCGGCCCTTGGTTCCCTTGCCGCCTTCGGGCATCCGCTGACCGTGCTTTCGAGCTTTCTGGCCGCGCCCATCACCACGCTGCATCCGCTCATTGCCGCGGGCTGGGTGGCCGGACTTGTCCAGGCCTGGGTCAAGAAGCCCACGGTTTCGGATCTTGAAGAACTGCCCATGAGCGTCATGACCGTGAAGGGATTCTGGATCAATCCGGTCAGCCGCATTTTGCTCGTGGTTATCTTTGCCAATCTGGGCGCGACCATAGGCGTCTTTGTCTCCGGAAGCTGGATCGCGAGCATGGTCTTCTAG
- a CDS encoding FprA family A-type flavoprotein — translation MPVTEIKKDIYWVGVVDWNIHDFHGYSKSPQGTTYNAYLVIDDKITLFDSVPAKFQMDLYHQIRSIIPLEKIDYIVCNHIEPDHSGAMPFLMEKIQPEKVFCSKMGHRMLLDHFHQPDWPYHPVQTGDSISLGKRTVQFMETRMLHWPDSMFSYIPEEKLLISNDAFGQNIASSERFDDEIDLAMLMAEASHYYFNIVLPFSPRVIAVLDEVAKLGLEIDMIAPDHGIIWRSNVPLILQAYRDYAEQKPNKKAVIVFDTMWHSTEKMAKAIAEGLMEEGVAVRIMHLKQYHHSDVMGALADATGIICGSPTHNNGIMPLMADFLTYMKGLKPLGRVGAAFASFGWSGESLNILTEWLKSAKIEVVEPGVKCKNVPDHAKLAECKELGRQVGKAIVAKVEAEA, via the coding sequence ATGCCTGTTACCGAAATCAAGAAAGACATCTACTGGGTCGGAGTCGTGGACTGGAACATCCATGATTTCCACGGATACTCCAAATCTCCCCAGGGAACGACATATAACGCGTATCTGGTCATCGACGACAAGATCACCCTTTTCGACTCGGTTCCCGCCAAATTTCAGATGGACCTATATCACCAGATCCGGTCCATCATTCCGCTGGAAAAGATCGACTACATCGTCTGCAACCACATCGAGCCCGACCACTCCGGAGCCATGCCCTTCCTGATGGAGAAGATCCAGCCCGAGAAAGTCTTCTGCTCCAAGATGGGACACCGCATGCTCCTCGACCATTTCCACCAGCCAGACTGGCCCTACCATCCGGTCCAGACCGGCGACTCCATCAGCCTCGGCAAGCGCACGGTGCAGTTCATGGAGACACGCATGCTGCACTGGCCGGACTCCATGTTCTCCTACATTCCCGAAGAGAAGCTGCTCATCTCCAACGACGCTTTCGGGCAGAACATCGCCTCCAGCGAACGCTTCGACGACGAAATCGATCTGGCCATGCTCATGGCGGAGGCTTCCCACTACTACTTCAACATCGTCCTGCCCTTTTCGCCCCGGGTCATTGCGGTGCTCGACGAGGTGGCCAAGCTGGGTCTTGAGATCGACATGATCGCACCGGACCACGGCATCATCTGGCGCTCCAACGTGCCGCTGATCCTCCAGGCCTACCGCGACTACGCCGAGCAGAAGCCGAACAAAAAGGCCGTCATCGTTTTTGACACCATGTGGCACTCCACGGAGAAGATGGCCAAGGCCATCGCCGAGGGACTCATGGAAGAAGGGGTCGCGGTCAGGATCATGCATCTCAAGCAGTACCACCACTCCGACGTCATGGGCGCCCTGGCCGACGCCACCGGCATCATCTGCGGTTCCCCAACCCACAACAACGGCATCATGCCGCTGATGGCGGACTTTCTGACCTACATGAAAGGCCTGAAGCCCCTGGGACGCGTCGGCGCGGCCTTCGCATCCTTCGGTTGGAGCGGCGAATCCCTGAACATTCTGACCGAGTGGCTCAAATCGGCCAAGATAGAGGTCGTCGAGCCCGGCGTGAAATGCAAGAACGTGCCGGATCACGCCAAGCTGGCCGAGTGCAAGGAACTGGGACGCCAGGTGGGCAAGGCCATCGTCGCCAAAGTGGAAGCCGAGGCTTAA
- a CDS encoding desulfoferrodoxin, with amino-acid sequence MAQRLEVYKCDLCGNIVEVMHGGEGALVCCGEDMKLQVEGTVDAAREKHVPVIHKTATGYKVVVGEVAHPMIDAHYIEWIELVADGKVYRQYLSPGQAPEAEFCIEAEKVTAREYCNLHGHWKIEN; translated from the coding sequence ATGGCGCAAAGACTCGAAGTTTACAAATGTGACCTGTGCGGCAATATCGTTGAAGTGATGCATGGCGGCGAAGGAGCCTTGGTCTGCTGCGGCGAGGACATGAAGCTTCAGGTAGAAGGAACAGTGGACGCGGCCCGGGAAAAACATGTTCCCGTGATCCACAAAACCGCCACCGGCTACAAGGTCGTGGTCGGCGAAGTCGCCCACCCCATGATCGACGCTCATTATATTGAATGGATCGAGCTTGTCGCCGACGGCAAGGTCTACCGCCAGTACCTGAGCCCCGGCCAGGCCCCTGAAGCCGAGTTCTGCATCGAGGCGGAAAAGGTCACGGCCCGCGAATATTGCAACCTGCACGGACACTGGAAAATCGAAAACTAA
- a CDS encoding Fur family transcriptional regulator: MKELLGKDMRLTNQRRIILEELKSVTTHPTADEIYGMVRQKMPRISLGTVYRNLEVLSSLGLVRKLENAAGQKRFDGDVSPHHHIRCEVCGKVGDIFDAPDITGIEQGLGTDFQITGVSLEFSGICPQCQAGKKLAQ; the protein is encoded by the coding sequence ATGAAAGAACTATTGGGCAAAGACATGCGCCTGACCAATCAACGCAGGATCATCCTGGAAGAGCTCAAATCAGTGACCACCCACCCCACTGCCGACGAGATCTACGGCATGGTGCGCCAGAAGATGCCTCGCATCAGCCTGGGCACCGTGTACCGCAATCTCGAAGTGCTCAGTTCGCTCGGCCTGGTGCGTAAGCTGGAAAACGCGGCCGGACAGAAGCGCTTTGACGGCGACGTCTCCCCCCACCACCATATCCGCTGCGAAGTATGCGGAAAGGTGGGGGACATCTTCGACGCTCCGGACATCACGGGAATTGAGCAGGGACTTGGCACGGACTTCCAGATCACCGGCGTAAGCCTGGAATTTTCGGGGATCTGCCCCCAGTGCCAGGCTGGAAAAAAGCTGGCGCAATAG